The following proteins are co-located in the Mycolicibacterium goodii genome:
- a CDS encoding MmpS family protein, which translates to MAIGTKDKRRKQFSISALARRFWIPILIGAVVLVGAFTVMRVRTFFGSGDDASLASAKVDDTKPFDPKVVVYEIYGEPGATADINYLDLDAQPQRVDGATLPWTLRLESTAPSVFPNIVAQGNGDTITCRITVDDELKDERTSNGVNAQTFCLVKSA; encoded by the coding sequence ATGGCGATCGGCACGAAAGACAAGCGGCGCAAACAATTCTCGATCAGCGCCCTGGCACGGCGGTTCTGGATTCCGATCCTGATCGGTGCGGTGGTCCTCGTCGGCGCGTTCACCGTCATGCGGGTCCGCACCTTCTTCGGCTCCGGTGACGACGCCAGCCTGGCCAGTGCCAAGGTCGACGACACCAAGCCGTTCGATCCCAAGGTCGTCGTCTACGAGATCTACGGCGAGCCCGGCGCCACCGCCGACATCAACTATCTGGATCTCGATGCGCAGCCGCAACGCGTCGACGGTGCCACCCTGCCCTGGACCCTGCGCCTGGAATCCACGGCGCCGTCGGTGTTCCCCAACATCGTGGCGCAGGGCAACGGCGACACCATCACCTGCCGGATCACCGTCGACGACGAGCTCAAGGATGAGCGCACCTCCAACGGCGTGAACGCCCAGACCTTCTGCCTGGTGAAATCTGCATGA